From Parasphaerochaeta coccoides DSM 17374, a single genomic window includes:
- a CDS encoding alpha-L-fucosidase: MKKEWYSQQRLAAIQKWKDLAYGMFVHFGLYSLCGGVWDGENVKVGYSEQILSHGPVPQDSYEALKHSFSIENFDADAIASLAVAAGMRYIVLTAKHHDGFCLFDTATTDYSTMHSPCRKDIVAEMSRACSTHGLGFGLYYSWIDWHFPYALPISPHNSDAIPLEHMDYTMAQLTELLTGYGEICELWMDMGAPTRDQSRHVADLAHSLQPNIMVNGRVWNDCGDFLTMGDNQFPEHELQMPWQTPATIYHETWGYRSWQERKDAQGKVFQLSSALFSVLDGGGNYLLNIGPTGDGSIVPFEREVLEGIGREVRKRGLSRNPQGTVIAERIEKNETVHELGGATKQYRYTGGDYYSFHPIVTALSWKIELERDAVYEVAYRLSAHLEKEMKLCLDWEHDGGASDDDSDGTFIFTLKRGHQESIIFTNMVMRAGITTLTLHTVGSPIKRPELEGEDIILLLRKQRKE; this comes from the coding sequence ATGAAAAAAGAATGGTATTCGCAACAGAGGCTTGCGGCGATACAGAAATGGAAAGACCTGGCATATGGGATGTTTGTTCATTTCGGATTATATTCCTTGTGCGGCGGCGTATGGGACGGGGAAAATGTTAAGGTTGGCTACAGTGAGCAAATCCTTTCCCATGGGCCTGTTCCGCAGGATTCCTATGAGGCACTTAAACATTCTTTCTCGATAGAAAATTTTGATGCTGATGCAATAGCTTCGCTGGCTGTGGCGGCCGGCATGCGGTATATCGTCCTGACTGCCAAGCATCATGATGGGTTCTGCCTTTTTGATACTGCCACTACTGATTACTCCACCATGCATTCCCCCTGTAGGAAAGATATTGTCGCGGAAATGAGTCGTGCATGTTCTACGCATGGACTTGGTTTCGGGCTCTATTATTCCTGGATTGACTGGCATTTCCCCTATGCTTTGCCGATTAGCCCTCACAATTCTGATGCAATTCCGCTGGAGCATATGGATTACACCATGGCGCAGCTTACGGAACTGCTTACTGGTTATGGTGAGATTTGCGAGCTATGGATGGACATGGGAGCCCCGACGCGCGATCAATCACGGCACGTGGCGGATTTGGCTCACTCCTTGCAGCCGAATATCATGGTGAATGGGCGTGTTTGGAATGATTGCGGGGATTTCCTGACCATGGGCGACAATCAGTTTCCTGAGCATGAGCTGCAAATGCCATGGCAGACACCTGCGACCATTTACCATGAAACGTGGGGTTATCGGAGCTGGCAGGAAAGAAAAGATGCGCAAGGGAAGGTTTTCCAATTGTCTTCCGCTTTGTTTTCCGTTCTGGACGGAGGAGGAAACTATCTTTTGAACATAGGCCCCACGGGCGATGGTTCCATAGTGCCGTTTGAGCGTGAGGTTCTGGAAGGTATTGGAAGGGAAGTCCGTAAAAGAGGCTTATCCCGGAATCCGCAAGGTACAGTCATAGCGGAACGGATCGAAAAAAACGAGACAGTCCATGAACTGGGAGGCGCCACGAAGCAATACAGGTACACGGGAGGCGATTATTATTCGTTTCATCCTATCGTTACAGCTTTGTCATGGAAAATTGAACTGGAACGGGACGCTGTGTATGAGGTTGCGTACCGCTTGTCTGCTCATCTTGAGAAAGAAATGAAACTATGCCTTGATTGGGAACATGATGGCGGAGCCTCCGATGATGATTCAGATGGCACGTTCATTTTTACTTTGAAGCGAGGTCATCAGGAGTCCATTATTTTCACGAATATGGTTATGCGTGCAGGAATCACTACGCTGACGCTCCATACTGTTGGCAGTCCAATAAAACGTCCTGAGCTGGAAGGTGAAGATATAATCTTGCTTTTGAGAAAACAGAGGAAGGAATGA